CGTCGGCGTCGAAATCCGGCCAGAACGTGTCGGTGAAGTAGAACTCGGTGTACGCGAGCTGCCACAGCAGGAAGTTGCTGACGCGGCGCTCGCCGCCGGTGCGGATGAACAGATCCGGTTCCGGCGCGTAGGCCATGGACAGGTGTTCGGCGAACGATTCCTCGTTGACCTCGACCGCCTTGCCCGCCAGCGCCGACTGTTCGGCGAGCTTGCGGGTGGCCTGCATGATGTCCCAGCGACCGCCGTAGTTGGCGGCAATGGTCAGCGTGAGACGGGTGTTGCGCGCGGTTTTGGTTTCCGCGCGCCGGATCAGTTCGCGAATGCGTTCGTCGAAGCGGGACAGGTCGCCGACCACGCGCAAGCGGATGCCGTTCGCGTGCAGCTTGCCGATCTCGCGCTCCAGCGCGGTGACGAACAGACGCATCAGGAACGACACTTCGTCGTTCGGACGGCGCCAGTTTTCCGAGCTGAAGGCGAACAGCGTCAGATATTCGACGCCTTGCCGCGCGCACGCCTCGACGGCCGCACGCACCGCGTCGACGCCGCGCGTATGGCCCGCGACGCGCGGCAGACGCCGCTGAGTGGCCCAACGGCCGTTGCCGTCCATGATGATCGCGATATGTCGCGGCACCGCGGCGACATCAGGCACGCGCACGGTTGAGCTGGTATAGGTCATGGCCGTTGGACAGTGACTGCAAATAAAGAAGTGGAAATCCTGAAAGTACCGAGCGCCGCGAGGCGTCAGACCGTCATGATCTCGGCTTCCTTCGTCACGACCAGCTTGTCGATTTCGGCGACGAACTTGTCCGTCAGCTTCTGCACGTCGTCACCGGCACGACGCTCGTCGTCTTCCGAAATTTCCTTGTCCTTGACGAGCTTCTTCAGTTGCTCGTTCGCGTCGCGGCGCAGGTTGCGCACCGCCACCTTGGCCGTTTCCGCTTCGCTCTTGACCACCTTGGTCAGTTCGCGGCGGCGTTCCTCGGTCAGCGCGGGCATCGGCACGCGGATCACATCGCCTTGGGTAGCCGGGTTCAGACCCAGGTCCGATTCGCGGATCGCCTTTTCGACGACCTGCACCATCTTCTTTTCCCACGGCTGCACGCCGATCGTGCGCGCGTCGATCAGCGTCAGGTTCGCGACCTGCGAGATCGGCACCGGCGAACCGTAGTAATCGCACTGGATATGATCGAGCAGGCCCGTGTGTGCACGGCCCGTACGGATCTTCGACAGATCGTTCTTGAACGCGTCGATGGAACGCTGCATTTTTTGCTCAGCGCCCTTGCGGATATCAGCCACAGACATTTTTAAACCTCCGAACCTTCAAAACGGTGCGAGCCGGCCGGCGCGCGCGATGCGGCGGCCCGGGCTCGCGTTAAAGCCCACGTTATGTGAACGAGAGTTTACACGTGGACGAGGGTGCCCTCGTCCTCGCCTTGTACGATGCGTTTGAGCGCGCCCGGCTTGACGATCGAAAACACGCGGATCGGCAGCTTCTGGTCGCGGCACAGCGCGAAAGCGGTTGCGTCCATCACCTGCAGGTTACGGCCGATGGCTTCGTCGAAGCTGATCGTGGTGTAGCGGGTCGCGCTCGGGTCTTTCTTGGGGTCGGCGGAGTAGACGCCGTCCACCTTGGTGGCCTTCAGCACGACTTCCGCGCCGACTTCCGAGCCGCGCAATGCCGCGGCCGTGTCGGTGGTGAAGAACGGGTTGCCGGTACCGGCCGCGAAAATCACGACCTTGCCTTCCTCGAGCTGGCGGATCGCGCGGGGCCGGATGTACGGCTCGACCACCTGATCCATGCGCAGCGCGGACTGCACGCGCGCCTCGATGCCGGCGTGGCGCATGGCGTCCTGCAATGCCAGCGCATTCATCATGGTGGCCAGCATGCCCATGTAGTCGGCCGTGGCGCGGTCCATGCCGGCCGCGCCGCCCGCGACGCCGCGGAAAATATTGCCACCGCCGATCACCACGGCCAGCTGCGTTCCGAGACGGACCACTTCGGCCACGTCCGCCACCATTCGTTCGATGGTCGCGCGATTGATGCCGAAGGCATCGTCGCCCATCAAAGCTTCACCGGAGAGTTTGAGCAGGACGCGTTTATAGGCAGTGGGCATAGGGGTATCCAGATCGCGCAGAACAGGGCAACAACAAGGGACTAATGTAGGGGTGAAATGCTGATTCGGGCAAGCGCCGCCAAATTGACGAACCCTGGGTCCGCCAGAGGCGGCTGCGAGGCGGGGGTCTGCCCGCCCGCAGCCTTGCGGCACTGCCGAGCGCGGCAAAGTCTTGCTCCGCCGCGGGTCCAACAGTACTGACTAATGCTTATGTGATGCTTATTGTTGCTTTGCAGCAGCGACTTGCGCAGCCACTTCCGCCGCGAAATCGTCCTGCTTCTTCTCGATGCCTTCGCCGACCACGAACAGCGCGAACTTCTGAACGCTTGCGTTGCCAGCCTTCAGCATCTGTTCGATCGTCTGCTTGTCGTTCTTAACGAACGTCTGGTTCAGCAGCGAGACTTCCTTCAGGTACTTCTGCACGCTGCCGTCGACCATCTTCGCGACGATTTCAGCCGGCTTGCCCGATTCGGCGGCCTTCTGTTCAGCGATGCTGCGTTCCTTGGCGATCAGGTCCGCCGGC
The sequence above is a segment of the Paraburkholderia sp. D15 genome. Coding sequences within it:
- the uppS gene encoding polyprenyl diphosphate synthase is translated as MTYTSSTVRVPDVAAVPRHIAIIMDGNGRWATQRRLPRVAGHTRGVDAVRAAVEACARQGVEYLTLFAFSSENWRRPNDEVSFLMRLFVTALEREIGKLHANGIRLRVVGDLSRFDERIRELIRRAETKTARNTRLTLTIAANYGGRWDIMQATRKLAEQSALAGKAVEVNEESFAEHLSMAYAPEPDLFIRTGGERRVSNFLLWQLAYTEFYFTDTFWPDFDADALGHAIASYAERERRFGRTSAQLEPQSQNVDSLPC
- the frr gene encoding ribosome recycling factor, whose amino-acid sequence is MSVADIRKGAEQKMQRSIDAFKNDLSKIRTGRAHTGLLDHIQCDYYGSPVPISQVANLTLIDARTIGVQPWEKKMVQVVEKAIRESDLGLNPATQGDVIRVPMPALTEERRRELTKVVKSEAETAKVAVRNLRRDANEQLKKLVKDKEISEDDERRAGDDVQKLTDKFVAEIDKLVVTKEAEIMTV
- the pyrH gene encoding UMP kinase; translated protein: MPTAYKRVLLKLSGEALMGDDAFGINRATIERMVADVAEVVRLGTQLAVVIGGGNIFRGVAGGAAGMDRATADYMGMLATMMNALALQDAMRHAGIEARVQSALRMDQVVEPYIRPRAIRQLEEGKVVIFAAGTGNPFFTTDTAAALRGSEVGAEVVLKATKVDGVYSADPKKDPSATRYTTISFDEAIGRNLQVMDATAFALCRDQKLPIRVFSIVKPGALKRIVQGEDEGTLVHV